The genomic interval ATTGCcattttttaactttatttctTCAACCTTTTCCAAGGTCGATTTTGACAAGTTATCAATCTTTCAAAATATTGACATTGTAATAAGAAGCAAAATGGTTATCGATATTTTAcggtttgtttttctttatttttcaattaaccCTTACATCACAAAATCTATTCATTCTCTCATTTTtatggttttaatttttttttattgtctatTCACttccaaaacaaaaacaaatatctTGTTCTAAAAGAAAGAAATCCAATGAAAGGTGACAAAGAAAGCATTCTACTCGTTTGTTACAACCTAAACtagtttatttttgtgtttggttggaGAGGTTTGGAGGGGAAGGAAGATTGtgtttgattcatattttaggAGGAGAGGAGAAGTGGGGGAGCAAAATTCCTCCTTAAGTTTATTTGCTCTACTTCCATTTTGGAAGAATTTGGAGGGGAGAGGAGATGCTCAATACAACTAAAAAACCATTGAAAATCCCTCCTCTACTCTAGAATCAAACACAACCATTAAAAACCCCTCTTCCTCCTTCTTTGAACTAAACATGTCTCAACTTTCCTCCATCTCCCCTCCATTTAAAATCTCTCTTTTCCCCTCCATTTCATTGAACCAAACACACCATAAAAGTTGAAAAGTAAATTTAACagattcataaaaaaatagttatttccCCGACTAAAAAACTCATATAACAGGCTACGTTTACGACATATTTAACTAAAAACTCATATAACCACTCCCAACATTGCCCTggattatatattatatacataatTGCACCATCTAGTGCTTTATGAACAAGGGTTTCCACACTAAGCTAGATAAACGTATTCGTATAAAACTTGTAACTATATGGCCACTACTACATCACTAGAACTAAAGGTTTCGGCGTATTTCATCTGCAACTTGACAGCTCCGGATACCCCAAAATGAATTGGGCCTCAGTTTTTTGCTGGTTGCTGTAAAAAGCCATCCCATTTGGGTTCTACATATGGTACACTTAGCGATTGTCCATGCATATCTGCCAAAAGTAGCACAGTGACATATAGCTTATCAAATTTCACATTAAGCAGCTCAAGAAAAGACCCACTCCCAAATTATGTAGCATTCAAAGTCCTAATATCACAAGCTTCATGGCATGCATCAGTTTGATCCATGATGCATATTAAAAAACTTGTTACTTTCATAAAATCACAGGATATGAAAATTAATGGACTGACACTCACCCAGGAAACCAGCTGTATTCTGTAACTGCTGGCCCAATGAGAGATAACCCATTGGCCTTGTAAAGAGTCATTATCTCATGCACGTAACCATCGGGATTCACATAGGCACCAAGAGGACCCTCATTTGACATCACCAACATATCACTTCGCTTCGCAACTGTAGTCTGCAAAATTTCaagacaaattttttaaaaaggggCAATACATTACTTTCAGCACTTTCAAGAATCTAATCTGTATAAACTTTAAACAAAAGCGATATGATGTGGAAAAATTGCCGGGCTTTGGTGAGAAAATGATTACTTGGCATATTTTACATCGGATAAGATCAATGCTATCTAGCAATTCAATTTCCTTGCGCAACCTATATGCGATGCCATCTATATCCAAAAGCTCCTGCCTTGTAGATTCAGAAACAGGTATTTTACTGGCGATATGAAATGATAAAACATCAGGCTTTTTGATGAGACTATCCATACTAGGCACCCCAACTATTTGCTTCCACATATCTACAGATTATCAAcacaacaattaatttttataccGAGAACATATTTATTTCACAATAACAAGAATGAATGAGGAATTATATTTATCTGAATTTTTCAGTCAgttaagattaaaaatataaaaaaatacataatacatGGATAAAGGCTTAGATTAATATAATATACTCCACAAAACCATTTCTGATATTCAAACAACAATTGTACACGATCGTTGCATtaagatttttgtttgaattttaaaaatcaataattaaaagaCCAGCATACAAAAGAAAAACCAAATTTCATCAGCCCATTATAGAGTCAGAAGAAGAAAAGCAACACTACCTGCAGCCCTTTGTGCAAGCGTATAGGAGTCATACATACGATATACCCAGTGGGGCCAGAATgcttttgaaattttatgtgATAGTATATTCTTATAGCATCTATTAAGCTCTTCTTTGGATGACTGCTTTCCAGAAGTGGAACAGTTCCCATTGCTCAAATCCAAATTGGATCTTATTGCCTGATCTGAGCCAATGGCTGGTAGGTGGATTTTCCTTTCTATTGGTGAAAGCTCACTCTCAAAACCCTTATCTGAATTTGCTTCTGAATCATTTTCCCCATTTTTTAAGCCGCACATTTTAACACGGCTGCTAAGCATATTACTTGATGATGCTGATTTGTCAAAAGCATCTCTCGGAGTTCTCAATGGTAGATCTTCCTCGATAATTTGGATCTCTCCATAAGGCTAAAAAGAGCAGCCCCAACCAAACAAAGAAAAGGGGAGTAAAAAAATCTTTAGCTGCATAGCTAACAACACAAGTGGATGATAATAAAAAGGCATCAAATGGAGTAATATGATTCTAACCACTCTTNNNNNNNNNNNNNNNNNNNNNNNNNNNNNNNNNNNNNNNNNNNNNNNNNNNNNNNNNNNNNNNNNNNNNNNNNNNNNNNNNNNNNNNNNNNNNNNNNNNNNNNNNNNNNNNNNNNNNNNNNNNNNNNNNNNNNNNNNNNNNNNNNNNNNNNNNNNNNNNNNNNNNNNNNNNNNNNNNNNNNNNNNNNNNNNNNNNNNNNNNNNNNNNNNNNNNNNNNNNNNNNNNNNNNNNNNNNNNNNNNNNNNNNNNNNNNNNNNNNNNNNNNNNNNNNNNNNNNNNNNNNNATTTCTAACCCCTCTTTCCACGTCATTCCAACACCGCCTTAGGTGAAATCGTTGTTGTCCACGGGTAACCACATTCAGTGAACCATCCTCTAGACGCCCATATTGTCGAATCTGTAGATATGATATTAGCTAGTAAAATATGCCAATAGACATATCGACACTGATATCTAACTATAGTAAGAAGACTGTAGTAACTTGCAAATACAGACAGTTGTCTCTTTGGTTTTGGGTTCCCTCCTTTAAGGGAAGTGATTTAATTCATTGTTGCATTGCAAAATCAGGCATTGTATTAACAAATACTCGAATAGAATGTTATGTACATAAGCAATTAGTTTAACTCTATTGGTTCCAACATGCACATCGACAAAAATCAAACCTTATCCCACAAATAAGATGGCATCATTATTCCCCATCATATATCATGTAATCATGTTATAAGGTAAAAAACATACCATTATCTCTAAGTCTTTCTTAATGGTTTGGTCAGTGATTTTTCTTAGTCTCACTCTACCTCCAACTATTAGACTACTTTCCATCTAATCAGCCCTCCTTACCATTACCAGTGCTTCTATGGGTCTTCTTCACACATGTCCACAGCTCACAAGGTAGGATTATACCATCTTTTCTACTATGAAGCTACCGCAATTTTatctctaaaataattttatttccaATCTTATCTTGTCTTGTATGACAACTCGCCCATCTTAATACTTCCATCTTTGTGACAGACTCAGTGAGTTGGCTTTCTTGTTGGATCTTTACTGCCCAACATCCAGTTCGGTATAGCATAAGCCAAAGACTTTTTACACAAATACACATGTAAATGTAAAGTGATATATTTACCAACATAAAATTTCTGAAGTAGGGTGCCAGGCAGGTGCTATTTATTAATAcagaaattcaaaagaaagaacttcattttttacttaaaaaccATATGTAGACACAGATATTTATTAAAGCAAATTAGTCAGTGAGTTTAGTATAAATAGCTCATCAATTGAGACGGAATACCACTGCAGTTGTCCCAATGCTTGCCATTTTCTTCCTAAAACTTCCATTATCCCTGTGAACCCGAATCTGAAATGAAAATGCACATCCATGACACATTGATGTTTTacaagaaaaactaaaacaaaatctCAAGCATGGAAAAGTCACAAGCAATCATCATTAGAAGTTAACCTACCACACCAATGGTGTAAGGAACATCAACTTGACTCATAGCTCTCTCAATAGCAACCACAAAACGGGGAACAGTAACCCTAAGGGGAAGAGTAGCTCCAGGAAAGAGTACAACTCCTGAATATTACAGGACTAGTCAAAGTCAGTCATGCAAGATAAAGATTTATAAAGGGCATGAAAAGGATTAAGGATGAGAAGATAAGTGTATGTTTGGATTAACGGTGAGATTAAAAGCATCACGGTGAGCCACCGCAATTTTGGAAAAAGCTATACTTTGGAGCTTC from Cicer arietinum cultivar CDC Frontier isolate Library 1 chromosome 5, Cicar.CDCFrontier_v2.0, whole genome shotgun sequence carries:
- the LOC101501290 gene encoding uncharacterized protein produces the protein MRDAGVIENRRNWEWEMDDIIDDEIEIEEEFPEIEGFQIQHILDDLDFEQEEEEEELFHHPFLHEHNAIPIDSSNEFTFNTSIASLHTYLGDVEDTRHRTAFLDGGAILNLPLFSLQGVVLFPGATLPLRVTVPRFVVAIERAMSQVDVPYTIGVIRVHRDNGSFRKKMASIGTTAVIRQYGRLEDGSLNVVTRGQQRFHLRRCWNDVERGPYGEIQIIEEDLPLRTPRDAFDKSASSSNMLSSRVKMCGLKNGENDSEANSDKGFESELSPIERKIHLPAIGSDQAIRSNLDLSNGNCSTSGKQSSKEELNRCYKNILSHKISKAFWPHWVYRMYDSYTLAQRAADMWKQIVGVPSMDSLIKKPDVLSFHIASKIPVSESTRQELLDIDGIAYRLRKEIELLDSIDLIRCKICQTTVAKRSDMLVMSNEGPLGAYVNPDGYVHEIMTLYKANGLSLIGPAVTEYSWFPGYAWTIAKCTICRTQMGWLFTATSKKLRPNSFWGIRSCQVADEIRRNL